In a genomic window of Cytobacillus sp. FSL H8-0458:
- a CDS encoding YusW family protein, with amino-acid sequence MKLKFIISASLSALLLSACNDDKVENPPEKAPAENQNNETSNEAAFNFTNFDLEVEYKDNKTIDVDYENEKNGMEAAYQDDLADQNLTSDEAMEKLTPIFEELSFDQNTEDQKVINQVKDAFSVDDNYQKFELEVKFPDGTEKEYSETKTQ; translated from the coding sequence ATGAAACTGAAATTTATAATCTCGGCATCTCTATCTGCATTATTGCTTTCAGCCTGCAATGATGACAAGGTAGAAAATCCGCCTGAAAAGGCACCTGCTGAAAACCAAAATAATGAAACATCCAATGAGGCTGCATTTAATTTTACGAATTTCGATCTTGAGGTGGAGTACAAAGATAATAAAACCATTGATGTGGATTATGAAAATGAAAAAAACGGAATGGAAGCCGCATATCAGGATGACCTTGCTGATCAGAATTTAACTTCGGATGAAGCGATGGAGAAGCTGACTCCAATTTTTGAGGAGCTTTCGTTTGATCAAAATACAGAAGATCAAAAGGTCATTAACCAGGTTAAAGACGCATTTTCAGTAGATGACAATTACCAAAAATTCGAATTGGAAGTAAAATTCCCAGATGGAACGGAAAAAGAATATTCAGAAACGAAAACTCAGTAA
- the pdxR gene encoding MocR-like pyridoxine biosynthesis transcription factor PdxR has protein sequence MDWKPDRKSKTPIYKQLAMYIENGIADGTFPPDKPLPSERGLAKQFDINRSTVVAAYDELESDGIVERNRGSGTMVSKDIWGMAKRRIPSWNRYIEAGSFLPNLPVTQRIHKELAETKLINLASGELSHDLFPLASLREITSNRSFIGTLGYDHPQGNEILRNTLADHVKEFRDIETSPSSILITSGAQQALHLVVQCLLKPGDSVAIEDPSYHYSLPIFKSAGVKTYYLKTGKDGINPDDIIALYKKHRIKMIFLNPIFQNPTGTLLPEDRRRKILELSSEYGIPVVEDDPYSLTPFTGEKMNTLKSLDRNGIVLYISSLTKIVASGLRIGWIIGPRSVIERLSDAKQQVDFGHGSYSQWVANDFIESAEFESHLKFLTRQLEQRRNSIVSNLDHFLEDQVEFSTPQGGIHLWCRIKKEHNENQLLEESIKQGVIYVPGTTMGSGKGFVRFTFGRENEENIHEGIKRFAEALINLE, from the coding sequence TTGGATTGGAAACCTGATAGAAAATCAAAAACACCTATTTATAAACAGCTGGCGATGTATATAGAAAACGGAATAGCAGATGGCACCTTCCCCCCAGACAAACCGCTGCCCTCAGAAAGAGGATTAGCAAAACAGTTTGATATCAATAGAAGCACGGTTGTTGCTGCATATGATGAACTGGAGTCAGACGGGATCGTTGAACGAAATCGGGGAAGCGGTACGATGGTCAGCAAGGATATTTGGGGAATGGCGAAAAGACGTATTCCAAGCTGGAACCGGTATATTGAAGCAGGCTCCTTTTTGCCCAACTTGCCAGTCACACAAAGGATCCATAAAGAACTCGCAGAGACAAAACTGATCAACCTGGCCAGCGGGGAACTCTCTCACGACCTCTTTCCTTTGGCTTCGCTAAGAGAGATTACTTCCAATCGCTCTTTTATCGGGACACTGGGGTACGATCACCCGCAGGGAAATGAAATTCTGAGAAATACACTGGCTGATCATGTAAAAGAGTTCCGGGACATCGAGACCAGCCCTTCTTCCATACTTATTACATCCGGTGCCCAGCAGGCCCTGCACCTTGTTGTCCAATGCCTCTTAAAACCCGGGGACTCTGTTGCCATCGAGGATCCATCTTATCACTACAGCCTGCCAATCTTTAAATCAGCCGGAGTCAAAACTTATTATTTAAAGACAGGCAAGGATGGAATAAATCCTGATGATATTATAGCCTTATATAAAAAGCATCGAATAAAGATGATCTTTTTAAATCCTATTTTTCAAAACCCAACAGGCACATTGCTTCCTGAAGACAGGCGCAGAAAAATCCTTGAATTGTCCTCTGAATACGGGATTCCGGTGGTGGAGGATGATCCTTACAGCCTAACACCCTTTACCGGCGAAAAAATGAATACACTCAAATCCCTGGATCGCAATGGCATTGTTTTATATATTAGTTCCTTGACCAAAATTGTCGCTTCCGGGCTTAGAATCGGCTGGATCATTGGCCCCAGATCGGTAATTGAGCGGTTATCAGATGCCAAGCAGCAGGTGGATTTCGGCCATGGAAGCTATTCACAATGGGTTGCGAATGATTTTATTGAGTCCGCAGAATTTGAGTCACATTTAAAATTTCTGACCAGGCAATTAGAACAGCGGAGAAACTCAATTGTTTCAAACCTGGATCACTTCCTGGAAGACCAAGTGGAATTTAGTACACCGCAAGGCGGAATCCATCTTTGGTGCCGGATCAAAAAAGAGCACAATGAAAATCAGCTGCTTGAAGAGTCAATAAAACAGGGTGTCATATATGTTCCCGGAACAACCATGGGATCCGGGAAAGGGTTCGTTCGTTTTACGTTTGGCAGGGAAAATGAAGAAAACATCCATGAAGGGATTAAGCGGTTTGCTGAGGCTCTGATAAATCTCGAATAA
- the spxA gene encoding transcriptional regulator SpxA → MVNLFLSSSCGSCRKARAWLEEHQIEYVERNIVTDPLTVDEIKSILRLTENGTEEIISTKSKAYQELNVNIDSMPLKELYQLIIDNPQMLRRPIILDEKRLQVGFNEDEIRSFLPRKFRTFSYNELQRLAN, encoded by the coding sequence ATGGTGAATTTATTCTTATCATCAAGCTGCGGTTCCTGCCGGAAAGCCCGTGCATGGCTTGAGGAGCATCAAATTGAGTATGTCGAACGGAATATTGTAACCGATCCGCTTACCGTTGATGAAATCAAATCGATTCTTCGCCTTACAGAAAATGGAACCGAGGAGATTATCTCTACCAAATCAAAAGCTTACCAGGAGCTGAACGTAAATATTGATTCCATGCCGCTGAAAGAGTTATATCAATTAATCATTGATAACCCGCAAATGCTGCGCAGACCGATTATTTTGGATGAGAAAAGACTGCAGGTCGGTTTTAACGAGGACGAAATCCGCAGCTTCCTTCCACGGAAATTCCGTACGTTTTCATACAATGAACTGCAAAGATTGGCTAACTAG
- a CDS encoding RrF2 family transcriptional regulator, which produces MNSDFTLAIHSLTYLALQLDRMSTSDAISESAGVHPVRIRKVLSLLKKHGFIKSKEGTGGGFIFARDLSEVNLWDIYKITSEGALQPKCPDSNEACVVGANMQRVLISIFLGAEEHLGEYLKHYTLKDIVDLIHKEI; this is translated from the coding sequence ATGAATAGCGATTTTACTCTTGCCATTCACAGTCTAACTTATCTCGCTCTGCAGCTGGATCGCATGTCAACGAGCGATGCGATTTCTGAAAGTGCAGGTGTCCATCCGGTCCGCATCCGAAAAGTCCTGAGTTTATTAAAAAAACATGGATTTATTAAATCAAAAGAGGGAACGGGCGGCGGATTTATTTTTGCCCGGGATTTAAGTGAAGTGAATCTTTGGGATATTTATAAGATTACATCTGAAGGTGCACTTCAGCCGAAGTGTCCGGATTCCAATGAAGCGTGTGTTGTGGGTGCGAATATGCAAAGAGTTCTGATCAGCATCTTTTTAGGTGCAGAGGAACATTTGGGTGAATATTTGAAGCATTATACCTTAAAAGATATCGTTGATCTCATCCATAAGGAAATATAA
- a CDS encoding VanZ family protein, with product MKKIISLIMGISFLSYLCALTVLLFFISRGFWSDMQLVEYMKISSNLMPFKTINGYILAISNGSMNLIIPIKNLAGNVAAFLPMGIFLPYFIKRLNRLKSFTITMTVMIISVEIIQLATRSGSLDIDDFILNMIGALIGFGLWKAMTNRKARKNAVNV from the coding sequence ATGAAGAAAATAATAAGCTTGATCATGGGAATAAGCTTTCTTTCTTACTTATGTGCCTTAACAGTATTACTCTTCTTTATATCGAGAGGTTTTTGGTCAGACATGCAATTAGTGGAATATATGAAAATTTCCTCAAACCTTATGCCCTTTAAAACCATTAATGGGTATATATTGGCTATTTCCAATGGAAGCATGAATCTAATCATTCCAATAAAAAACCTTGCTGGCAATGTGGCTGCATTTTTGCCAATGGGAATTTTTCTGCCCTATTTTATTAAAAGGCTAAACAGACTTAAGTCCTTTACAATTACCATGACAGTCATGATCATTAGCGTGGAAATTATTCAGCTGGCCACAAGAAGTGGCAGTTTGGATATTGATGATTTTATTCTAAATATGATCGGAGCATTAATAGGGTTTGGTTTATGGAAAGCGATGACAAATCGGAAAGCAAGGAAAAATGCTGTGAACGTATAA
- a CDS encoding YfmQ family protein — translation MTWAVLVPLILVSLLKIVLTCMPTSTVNWLIRKFETHSRLDVKEVTVTIGDNRLEDEEKLQIINQFNEGIFIKKHYIHPGNEQLFLQPENCGIPIVIEFLDRDNRLFIFSYKDRIEVVKQRRKKVIAYSLISDSLQSSSLAVKAS, via the coding sequence ATGACATGGGCAGTATTGGTTCCACTTATTCTCGTTAGTCTTCTGAAAATCGTGCTGACCTGTATGCCGACCAGCACGGTTAATTGGCTGATCCGGAAATTTGAAACTCACTCCAGGCTTGATGTAAAAGAGGTTACAGTCACAATTGGTGATAATAGACTGGAAGATGAGGAGAAACTTCAGATTATCAATCAGTTCAATGAAGGAATATTTATTAAGAAACATTATATCCACCCTGGGAACGAACAGCTTTTTTTACAGCCGGAGAACTGCGGAATCCCGATAGTTATCGAGTTTCTGGACAGAGATAACAGGCTGTTCATATTTAGTTATAAGGACCGTATTGAAGTGGTCAAACAGCGAAGGAAAAAGGTCATCGCATATAGCCTGATTTCTGATAGCCTTCAAAGCAGTTCCCTGGCAGTCAAGGCCAGTTGA
- a CDS encoding sigma-54 interaction domain-containing protein, producing MKMPANTGNVEMTLETLLKILDYSSDEIFVLDGEMRILYVNKVCERHYGLKPRDIIGKYNVELFEKGYWKPSIVPEVYRRKEPCYMRQQTYIGAELMTTAIPILNNKNEIELVVITSTEIQKMKIMNAIEDQIESKSTQQDEDEEITIVTNSGEIKAILEFCKKVAPTDSNILILGESGTGKGAFSQYIHKVSNRNKRPFLAINCAAIPEELLESELFGYSKGAFTGANKLGKQGLIEAADGGTIFLDEIGEMPLSVQAKLLQLIQEKQFIPVGSSEMKKVDVRIIAATNQNLQAMIENKLFREDLFYRLNVIDIHLPPLRERREDIIPLTYNFLNKFNQKYNDNKVISEECLNILTHYSWPGNVRQLENLIERLVIISNSIIQIADLPDMIKESTNQAVCPSHYTTLDKALDETKRNLVRRSYQIHKSSRKVASDLGISQTKAVRLIKEYCGTEGQVHRPS from the coding sequence ATGAAAATGCCAGCAAATACAGGCAATGTAGAAATGACACTGGAGACCTTGTTAAAAATTCTCGATTATTCATCGGATGAAATCTTCGTATTGGATGGTGAGATGCGAATTCTATATGTAAACAAGGTATGTGAGAGGCATTACGGACTTAAACCAAGGGATATCATTGGAAAATATAATGTGGAACTTTTTGAAAAAGGCTACTGGAAACCTTCTATTGTACCTGAGGTCTATCGGCGGAAAGAACCGTGCTACATGAGACAGCAGACCTATATCGGGGCAGAGCTGATGACTACGGCCATTCCAATCTTAAATAACAAAAATGAAATTGAACTGGTCGTCATCACATCTACAGAAATACAAAAAATGAAAATAATGAATGCGATAGAGGATCAAATTGAGTCAAAATCAACTCAGCAGGATGAAGATGAGGAAATCACCATTGTGACCAATAGCGGGGAGATTAAAGCAATATTGGAGTTTTGCAAAAAAGTAGCGCCAACCGATTCAAATATTCTGATTCTCGGTGAATCCGGAACTGGAAAAGGTGCCTTCTCTCAATATATTCACAAAGTCAGCAATCGGAATAAACGCCCCTTTCTTGCTATTAACTGTGCGGCCATCCCGGAAGAATTATTGGAGTCAGAACTATTTGGCTACTCAAAAGGCGCCTTCACCGGGGCAAATAAGTTAGGAAAACAAGGATTAATAGAAGCAGCGGACGGCGGTACCATCTTCCTGGACGAAATCGGCGAAATGCCCCTATCCGTGCAGGCTAAGCTTCTCCAGCTTATTCAGGAAAAACAGTTTATCCCTGTAGGAAGCAGCGAAATGAAGAAAGTTGATGTCCGCATCATCGCGGCTACCAATCAGAATCTGCAGGCTATGATTGAGAACAAGTTATTTAGAGAAGACTTGTTTTATCGCTTAAATGTCATTGACATTCACCTGCCGCCATTAAGGGAAAGGAGAGAAGATATCATCCCGCTTACTTACAATTTCCTGAATAAATTCAATCAAAAATATAATGATAATAAAGTTATTTCTGAAGAATGTCTAAATATCCTTACTCACTATTCCTGGCCGGGAAATGTGCGTCAGCTTGAAAACCTGATTGAAAGATTAGTCATCATCAGCAACTCTATTATTCAGATTGCAGATCTCCCTGACATGATCAAGGAAAGCACTAATCAAGCAGTCTGCCCCTCTCATTACACTACTCTGGATAAGGCTTTGGATGAGACCAAAAGAAACCTGGTGAGACGATCCTATCAGATTCATAAATCCTCCAGAAAAGTAGCAAGCGACCTTGGCATCAGCCAAACAAAAGCAGTTAGGCTGATTAAAGAGTATTGCGGGACAGAGGGACAGGTTCATCGTCCCAGCTGA
- a CDS encoding BCCT family transporter, translating to MQGETIVKESIVKKTKIFTAIFIISALITALFSIFSLISPSALAKIMTFIQSLFATQYGWTAMLIPVLCMGFLVVLGISRYGNIIIGGKNAKPDYSVFSWLAMLFTSSIGIGIIYFGVNEPLYAYYLAPNSTEAPNKMEAAREAMGTALYHWGVSVWAIFSVVGLVMAYFVSKHNIRYLPGDVIEKSFGRRKWVPATKNTMNILAIVCSAMTIAATMGLGSVQISTGMKQVMNIGSSLQSVLPYLVLIILLIVCFFAATTKKVGKGMQVLGDWNVYLAILILLIAILFGPTRYILNQVVQLLGTYIDQLIPRNFDMFLFSNDPTYSTTWDVANNMWWISWTPFMGVFIASISKGRTIRQFAFATMTIPVMFMLIWHAAFGGIALLDAVLGAGKIAKHAMESPDMTFFAILQTMPWPKLTSIATIVLLIMFISTTVTSAALSLARMTDIEGKEADPVRSAVWVLLMTIIALTGIFATTLGGNDALNAVKSLATTLSYPYLFFFILMITAFIKQLMQDKPQI from the coding sequence ATGCAAGGAGAAACGATCGTAAAAGAGAGTATTGTAAAAAAAACAAAGATTTTCACTGCTATTTTCATTATTTCTGCTTTAATTACTGCATTATTTTCTATCTTTTCGTTAATTAGCCCAAGTGCACTTGCGAAAATTATGACGTTTATTCAGTCACTTTTTGCCACTCAGTATGGCTGGACTGCCATGTTAATTCCTGTTTTATGTATGGGGTTTCTAGTTGTATTAGGAATTTCTAGATACGGAAATATCATCATAGGCGGTAAAAATGCAAAGCCGGATTATAGTGTTTTTTCGTGGTTAGCAATGCTGTTTACATCCTCTATTGGGATTGGGATTATTTATTTTGGTGTAAATGAGCCACTCTATGCTTATTATCTAGCACCCAACAGTACGGAAGCTCCAAATAAAATGGAAGCTGCAAGAGAAGCAATGGGGACAGCTCTTTACCATTGGGGTGTTTCTGTATGGGCTATTTTTAGTGTTGTGGGTTTAGTGATGGCTTACTTTGTCTCCAAACATAACATTCGCTATTTACCTGGTGATGTCATTGAAAAAAGTTTTGGCAGGAGAAAATGGGTGCCTGCAACTAAAAACACGATGAATATTTTAGCTATTGTATGCTCAGCGATGACGATTGCAGCCACAATGGGGTTAGGAAGTGTGCAAATATCTACCGGGATGAAGCAAGTGATGAACATTGGCAGTTCCCTTCAGAGTGTCCTTCCTTATCTGGTATTAATTATTTTGCTTATTGTGTGTTTTTTTGCGGCAACAACGAAGAAAGTCGGTAAGGGAATGCAAGTCTTAGGAGATTGGAATGTCTATTTAGCCATTTTGATTTTGTTGATTGCCATATTATTTGGACCAACACGTTACATATTAAATCAAGTTGTCCAATTGCTGGGAACCTATATTGATCAGCTTATCCCAAGAAATTTCGACATGTTTTTATTTAGTAATGACCCTACCTATTCGACTACATGGGATGTTGCCAATAATATGTGGTGGATTTCATGGACGCCTTTTATGGGAGTATTTATCGCCTCTATTTCAAAAGGCAGAACGATTCGTCAATTTGCCTTCGCCACTATGACAATACCGGTGATGTTTATGTTGATTTGGCATGCTGCCTTTGGCGGAATTGCTCTTTTAGATGCCGTTTTGGGAGCGGGAAAAATAGCTAAGCATGCTATGGAAAGTCCAGATATGACCTTCTTTGCTATTTTGCAGACGATGCCTTGGCCAAAATTAACCTCTATTGCAACAATCGTATTATTGATAATGTTTATTTCCACAACAGTGACAAGTGCAGCTTTATCATTAGCAAGAATGACAGATATAGAAGGGAAAGAGGCAGATCCTGTTAGAAGTGCAGTATGGGTTTTACTCATGACCATTATTGCTTTAACGGGTATTTTTGCTACTACTTTAGGTGGTAATGATGCATTAAATGCAGTGAAGTCTTTGGCTACTACGTTATCCTACCCTTATCTGTTTTTCTTTATCTTAATGATAACTGCATTCATTAAACAACTAATGCAAGATAAACCACAAATATAA
- a CDS encoding IDEAL domain-containing protein: protein MMSNHNAILKTGDWVKGKSREGELIIGYIENLEEGIIKTKVISSDNKTIEGKVIPLQSKQVKKIPAVKVANKEQIHFLIDLALSTGDEEWFFELTSKLNSMRELVKDVK from the coding sequence ATGATGTCCAACCATAATGCCATTTTAAAAACGGGAGATTGGGTTAAGGGGAAATCCCGTGAAGGGGAACTGATCATTGGCTATATCGAGAACCTTGAAGAAGGAATTATTAAGACAAAGGTGATTTCGAGTGATAATAAAACCATTGAAGGCAAAGTCATTCCGCTGCAGAGCAAACAGGTTAAGAAAATCCCGGCAGTAAAAGTGGCCAACAAGGAACAGATTCATTTCCTGATTGATCTTGCTCTTTCCACTGGAGATGAAGAATGGTTCTTTGAATTGACCTCGAAGCTGAACTCAATGAGAGAGCTTGTGAAGGATGTTAAATAA
- a CDS encoding DNA alkylation repair protein, which yields MTYEEIMQKLEELGTEQTKRTFKNHGAKEPFFGVKVGDLKKLVKFVKKDQGLALQLYESGNHDAMYLAGLSVNPELMTKETLQGWAEKAYWYMIAEYTVAQVAAESEYALDLAREWIKSEDEMVSVCGWNTYSNYISITPDDELDVSEIRALLTQVKNTIHDEKNRVRYVMNGFVISVGSYVPELNEEAKNIAEHIGKVHVDVGNTACKVPLAKEYIEKVESKGRVGLKRKTCIC from the coding sequence ATGACTTATGAAGAAATCATGCAAAAGCTTGAAGAGCTTGGTACAGAGCAGACGAAGCGGACTTTTAAGAATCACGGGGCGAAGGAGCCTTTTTTTGGTGTGAAGGTTGGAGATTTGAAAAAGCTGGTGAAGTTTGTAAAGAAGGATCAAGGGCTGGCACTTCAATTATATGAATCAGGAAATCATGATGCGATGTATCTGGCTGGACTATCTGTCAATCCGGAGCTAATGACAAAAGAGACTTTACAGGGATGGGCTGAAAAGGCATATTGGTACATGATTGCGGAGTATACAGTGGCCCAAGTGGCTGCGGAAAGTGAGTATGCTCTTGATTTGGCCCGGGAGTGGATCAAATCTGAGGATGAAATGGTTTCGGTCTGCGGCTGGAACACGTATTCTAATTATATATCGATCACACCTGATGACGAGCTTGATGTCAGTGAGATAAGAGCATTATTGACACAAGTTAAAAATACCATTCATGATGAAAAAAACCGAGTAAGGTATGTAATGAACGGTTTTGTTATCTCAGTGGGCTCTTATGTACCAGAGTTGAACGAGGAAGCGAAGAATATTGCTGAACATATCGGAAAAGTGCATGTGGATGTCGGAAACACAGCCTGTAAAGTGCCTTTAGCCAAGGAATATATTGAGAAGGTGGAATCAAAGGGACGGGTTGGGCTTAAGCGGAAGACTTGTATATGTTGA
- a CDS encoding cell wall hydrolase, whose amino-acid sequence MPRVQYTDSDVALMARMMRAEAEGEGKLGMLMVGNVIVNRRKANCLDFEGLRTIPQVIFQVQGGNYSFEAVQKGNVFYNRARSVEKRLAKQTLDYWRQHPSKFALWYFNPYAACPPTWYDQPFSGQFKQHCYYEPKANTCEGAYIW is encoded by the coding sequence GTGCCAAGAGTACAATATACCGACAGCGATGTGGCTTTAATGGCAAGAATGATGAGGGCAGAGGCCGAAGGTGAAGGAAAACTGGGGATGCTGATGGTGGGAAATGTAATCGTTAACCGGCGAAAAGCTAATTGCCTCGATTTTGAAGGCTTAAGGACCATCCCGCAAGTCATTTTCCAGGTGCAGGGAGGAAATTATTCTTTTGAAGCTGTACAGAAAGGAAATGTCTTTTACAACAGGGCACGAAGTGTGGAAAAGAGGTTGGCCAAACAAACCTTAGATTATTGGAGACAGCATCCCTCCAAGTTTGCTCTCTGGTATTTCAATCCGTACGCTGCATGTCCGCCAACATGGTACGATCAGCCGTTCTCAGGGCAATTTAAACAGCATTGCTATTATGAGCCTAAGGCAAATACATGTGAAGGCGCTTATATTTGGTGA
- a CDS encoding GNAT family N-acetyltransferase, with protein MEIYQASMKDLEGVSALFNLYRVFYSQAPDLEAAADYIKERLEKEDSVIYVVKKEGKYLGFTQLYPTFSSISMRRAWILNDLYVDAEARKQGIGEMLIDKAKGLAAETGAVSLCLSTAPDNFSAQRLYEKIGFKRDEQYYHYELSI; from the coding sequence ATGGAAATCTATCAAGCTTCAATGAAGGATCTAGAGGGAGTTTCCGCTTTATTTAATTTATACCGTGTATTTTACAGCCAGGCACCCGATTTGGAAGCAGCAGCCGATTACATAAAAGAACGCTTAGAGAAGGAGGACTCTGTCATATATGTGGTGAAAAAGGAAGGAAAGTATCTTGGATTTACTCAGCTTTACCCAACTTTTTCATCTATATCTATGAGAAGGGCCTGGATTCTGAATGACTTGTATGTGGATGCAGAGGCAAGAAAACAGGGAATAGGGGAAATGCTCATAGACAAGGCAAAAGGTCTCGCTGCTGAAACTGGGGCGGTAAGTCTCTGCCTGAGTACGGCTCCTGATAATTTCTCTGCACAAAGACTCTATGAAAAAATCGGGTTTAAGCGAGATGAGCAATATTATCATTATGAATTAAGTATTTAA
- a CDS encoding serine hydrolase domain-containing protein — MAVMPSSLLKIILVLFLFTLFSYLLENSASAEEDIEAKIEKAIKDYLEDYKVPGASVAIIHNNELFFSKSWGVTGESEEEVTEQTPFTIGSISKSLTAMAIMKLADNGTIRLDASIQEYLPWFKLNNEKAAEITVEQLLAQTSGFSTYDGLALSDKELTGSKAVKHQVKKLAEEKLTSVPGEKHQYSNANFLILGAMIEELTGMSYAEYMEQQIFEPLGMKYAAANKEGAYEKSYLRGYQSWFGFPVKSSVAYDDAGAPYGYITASSADMVQFVKLLSGKGPDHFISDKTLDLFKSPQVQTGEDRYYGLGIRMSNPDTPKEIIWHSGSTPDSHSEVFCIPGTGWGGVILTNKNHI; from the coding sequence ATGGCAGTCATGCCGTCCAGTTTATTAAAGATAATATTGGTTCTTTTCTTGTTCACTTTATTTAGTTATTTGCTTGAAAATTCGGCTTCAGCTGAAGAAGACATCGAAGCAAAAATTGAGAAGGCAATTAAAGATTACCTGGAAGACTATAAAGTTCCAGGGGCTTCAGTTGCCATCATCCATAATAATGAACTATTTTTTTCAAAATCATGGGGGGTTACTGGAGAATCAGAGGAGGAGGTTACAGAACAAACTCCTTTTACGATTGGCTCTATAAGCAAATCATTAACGGCAATGGCCATTATGAAATTAGCTGATAATGGAACCATCCGCCTGGATGCCAGCATTCAAGAATATCTTCCCTGGTTTAAACTGAACAATGAGAAAGCTGCCGAAATAACAGTGGAGCAATTGCTCGCGCAGACAAGCGGGTTCAGCACCTATGACGGGCTTGCACTATCTGATAAAGAGTTAACAGGCAGTAAGGCTGTTAAGCATCAAGTCAAGAAACTGGCAGAAGAAAAGCTGACTTCAGTACCTGGTGAGAAGCATCAATACAGCAATGCCAATTTCTTAATCCTGGGTGCGATGATTGAAGAACTGACGGGAATGTCCTATGCCGAGTACATGGAACAGCAGATTTTTGAGCCCTTAGGGATGAAATATGCTGCGGCCAATAAAGAGGGAGCTTATGAGAAGAGCTACCTGAGGGGGTATCAATCCTGGTTTGGATTTCCGGTGAAAAGTTCCGTGGCCTATGATGATGCTGGTGCACCTTACGGATACATTACGGCCAGTTCTGCAGATATGGTTCAATTTGTAAAATTATTGAGCGGGAAAGGGCCGGATCATTTTATCAGTGATAAAACTTTGGATCTGTTTAAGTCACCGCAGGTTCAGACAGGTGAAGACCGATATTATGGTTTAGGGATCCGCATGTCCAACCCGGATACTCCCAAAGAAATAATCTGGCATTCTGGTTCTACCCCTGATTCACATTCAGAAGTCTTTTGTATTCCGGGAACCGGCTGGGGCGGCGTGATTCTGACAAATAAGAATCATATTTAG